The genomic DNA TTCATAGCAGTAAGGCCCTGCCTTTCTTTtggtatttaaaaaacccttaaaataaactgcattttacaACACTCATCCTTCTAGGTGttcaaaaatctaaaataattaaaaaatgttaatttgctGTTTTGGAAACTATTGTCAACACAGCTAAGGCAGGTGTTGGAAACTGATGTTTTGTTGGCAGCTTTAAGACTGTTTGTAACATGCTTGTCAATAAGCATGGTTACATATAAGAGTAAACAACAGTTTTGGGACAAACCCCAGATTTTGCGGTAAGGCTTATCAGAGCATTTTACAGGCACTGCCCGTTGTTACCTCATCAGTTTGAGCCACTTGTCCATCCACCAGGGGCTCCAACTCCGCAGTGGGTGGAGCTGACATGATACTgcaagggagagggaaaaggaaaaacatggaTTCTATGCAGTCATAGGAGAGTTGGTTTGTTAAAACAGCACTTCATCCCAAAAATGAAGCACCTGGCTCAGACAGTTCCTCCAGTGGAATTGAATCACTGCTCACCTCCTGAGGGCTGTGAGCTGGAAGTTCTCAATGCAGTACTGAATGAAGTTCTTCAAATCAGTCTTGCTGATGCCACCAATGGGGTTGATATCAGCACTGGAGCAGTCGTACTTGGTCAAGTAACCACGGAGACTGAGCAAAAGAGGAAATTTATACAGCAACAGTTAATAATAATGTAACTGCAGAATAATATATAATCCTTGACACTATGGAGAATTTATATGTAGCACGAAGAAAGGGATAAACAGACTGCAGATTAGTAACATATTTATACCTAAAGCGCAAACATGTTTAACTGCAACAGGGCTATCCTAAAGCCCTGAAATTTCCAGAAGATGATCCTTTAAACAATCATAAAGCACTGCAAAACTGTCCATGCTGAGGCAATATAtgcaaaacaattaaaatactgtgctgatcaattaaaataataaatctcaAAACACCCACACAACCAGCACAGAGTATTCTCACAGTTTTAGAGGTTACCACTCCCACAGTCTTAAAAGGATTGCTCTAATCTTCGAATACTCTGCTCTAATAACTGTACTCCAGATTTTAAAGTCTGTTTTTTCAGCTCAAAGTTCACATCTTAATTGCTAATACAGTAATTGAAAATTCAACAAGTTGGGAAGTTAGGCTAGTGAATGCACTGATAAGCTCtactgaaaacagcattttatgGGAGAGCTATAGCAATACTTTGGCTAAACCTctgaaaaatacacaatttCCTATTCAGGCTGATTTAActattttcattactttcatTCTTACCAGTGTATTCTTAGGCTGTTACCTCTTCTGAATAATAATCTATAGTGGGATTTGGCAGAGTTGCTAGGAAATGACAGTGACCTGTTCCACCTGGGTTTGCATTTCTAATTTTCACCAACCTTTCATCCACATTGGCTGAACCCAGCACCAGCAGTCCTCCTGGCATCCCATTAGCCCACAGTGTCAGCTGAGCAAACAGGTAAGCAAGGACCATTCTTATTCTAGCctgcaaagcaaaatgaaaaggaaagcaaacttTACATAACAGAGTGATTTCTTCCCAGTCGGTTTAATTAATCAATCGTCTGAACAAActcatgaagaaaaaatgcGGGCAGGGTAAGCGTGGCTAAAGAAAGATGTCTTGTGGAGAAATTGCTGAACACGCTCAGAAAATCCAGGTTCAGTATCTGCTACTGACACAGACTAAGTTTCTCCTGGCCAACTGCAAACTGGGGAGTAGTTGCCATTTGCTACCTCTAATAGCACTAGAAAGGATCCATGATAGATGAAGTATGCAGATAAACCATAGCCTTTCATAGAGTAAATTAATCCCTCTAGTCTAATAGAAAACATTTGTAAAAAGTTCACTTTGCTTTTGTCCCCATTCTGAAACTCAGCTCTTTTCTAAGGATGGCAGTAATGCCAAACCAACCTGGGATCCAGCCTCCAGCTGCAATTGTGGGTGATGTTAAGCAAATACCCACACTCCTCTGCGACTTAAGCCTCTCCTGTTGCCAAACAGTGGATAAAGGATTCAATGTTTGCTTCCAGAGCAAACAGTTGGATTTCTCCAGTAACAGAGAAAGATCAAGTCCTCAAATTAACAAAAGCTATCAAACAGGATAACCAACACTCAGAACTAAAGCAGAGTTGCTAGTTAGGTtggaaaaccaccaaaaatcaaaccaaaagaagaaaaagagtgtGAGCTGATTCAGCCCACAGGACACACACCTGCACATTCTGGAGTGCCAggctctctctgctgctccctccatgGACAGAAAACCGGGGAGTTCGACCTGTCACCACACTGAAGATCCCCACAACAGCTTTCACAGCCATATCAATGTTCAGGTTGATGTGGTAGCTGAGAAGAATTCAAGCACAAGTGACTCAACCAGCACAATCtgactatattaaaaaaaaaaaacaaccccaaaaatccacCCATCAAATGAGGTTTTAAAGCTGCTGAAATCTCATTTGGTATGaagaaatttaggaaaaaataacacttttcaGAGTCTGTTTTCAAAATTCCGTGTCCTTTGCCAAATCCTTCTGGATTTACCTCACTTTAACACTTCAAAAATAATATCTGTAACTTTCCTACTTAACCCACCTCCTATTcctctcttattttttcccattttcctgcttgAACGTTTTATATGTTAAGTCTTTGCCAGAACATGATGTTTTTCTCCCAGCACTTCTAGGCTTGTACCTGCCTATTTGCTCAGCCAGCAGTTTAGCCCTGTTGCAGGTATCCTGGGAGGAGTTCTCACTAGCCATGTAGCACGTGGTGAAGATACGCTTGCAGAATTCCCGAGGATCCTCAGGGAAGTAGGTCTCATCGTTCACAATCCTGCGTGCATCAGCCAGCACATCTGCATCTGAGGacagagcaagaaaaacagaacaagagTGGAAATTTATTGTGCTCCTCCATTTGCAGGAAATGCACATACCTTGTACTCTAATTCAACTTTACATGACAAATAAGATGACTACATTTAACTCTCCCCAAAAAAATTCAACTATCAAATAAAAGAATTACTGATTTTGCTCCTGATTTTGAGCACAGAAATATCATATCCTTTTGATCTACTAAAGAATTTTCATAGAAAACATGATGTACAAAGACTTAGGTAAAAGCACGAACTCTACTTAAAGCCAGTTTTAGAACTTAAACCATTCCTAACCATGCTTTGTAGTGCTGGTTTTAATAGAAGGggtaaattttcaaaataatctgAAGACTACATCAGCCAACATTTGAACCATAGTCTAGACAGAAACTAGTCTGAGTTCCACATCCAATTCTtaaccccaaaccaaaaaccattATGCCAATTCAGAGGATTTGAATCTGGACACGCATTTTTGCTGGAATTTCTGAAGAGATACAAAGGACTCCATtagaacaagaagaaaagggTCTGCCATTAATAAGCTCTTGCAGCTACTGCACTCAGCTAATATTTACTTGTCCATAACCATTAGTAAACACAGCTGGCAAGACACACAGATCTACTTACTGCCATTTTTGACTGCCAGGCAAACCTGGTGACACATGGAATACACTATGCAAGCTGTAGCAGAGCTGTCAATTCCACCACTCAGAGGTAGGAGAAATCCTGCCTTGAAAACAGAGCAAGGACGAGAGGTTCCACATagcaaaattagaaaaaaatgcagattataTCACTCAGAAACACACTCCTGTAGAAGAATGACAGGTGCATTGCTCAAGGCTGTTTATATTCTACTGGGGAAAAACAGAACCACCCAGAGCAAATCCTCTGAAACTCTCATCAACTGGATAATCAAACAAGAAGTCAGTGTAAAAAACCCTTTGGCTAGAAAAAATTCCAGTTGTCTTCACCCCCTAATAAGACAGAAAAGCTAATAATGAGGATTACATTGTTCATATATACTTTATTATTACACTGAATGACTACTTCATGTCACTCTGCTGCActcaagaaaaaacaattccTAAAGGAAAGGTGCACAGAGCATACTGAATGAGCTACCTCCAAGCACAAACTTTGTACCTTGGACTAACATCAGTTTGGGttcccagcagcccaggaaaACAATTTGGATTGTGCCTGTGGCACAAAAGAAGCTACGTATGccaaggaaaaaacaaaccaagttgTCCTTACCTGTTTGCTGCGCCTTAAATAGTCCCAGAGCCAACATGCAGGTCCAAGGCTGAAATTACAGAACATCATAGTTCTAAGCAGGTTTTAACACCTAAACAAGTGAACATATTTACTGTGTTCTTCCAGTGAGACACTTCCTTTACTTAAATCTAAACAACATCATGTTTATCTCTTTCTTTGAGTTtcagttgtgggtttttttttaaaaattgaaatgattTTCAAGCCATAGATTCAGCATTTGATTACCTGATCTCCTCCTCAGGACTGTGGTGTCTCCATTGGATTGGCATACAAGTAGGAACAGCTACATCATCAGGACACGACAGAGCAAAGTTCACTCTCACCCTGGGATAAGGATTCACTTTACTTGCCTAAGCAATAGTACAGAAGAATTCAGAAGACACCAATTTTACCAACGTAGCATATACCTATAAAACATCAGTTCTTTAAGATACTGTGAAAATCAAGACATGCAAATACTTTTTACATCCAATAGCTATTAAAACTTGGCACAGTTTACAAATGCAAAGAATTCTTACCGCCAAGTTACGAGATGAGATCTCTGCTCTGTAACTTCGAACATCCTCCAGGTCCAGAGTGGCAACCAGCACCTCCTATGGAAAGGCTTTCAACATTAGATCACTCTACACAAACAGATGAACAATGCTTGGCAAAAAATTCAGCATCAGCTCTGGcaaaggaaaaggcaagaaatGTTTCTGGGGAAAGATATTGGTCTGGCACATAATGTGAGGAAACCTAGATGACAGATCTACTTTTTCCTGAAATCAAAGTGAAACCTTGTGTCCACAAAACTGGGGTCATAATTAGAACATTGCAGTCTTTGACCTTTCTTCCTTTAGATAAGAGAATCTCAATTAACAGGGTCTCTCCTCCTCATGGTGATTGcatacaaaaatgttttcattaagtTCTTCCACTGTGACAGTTCTTCCTTCCTCACAAAAGCATCTGACCAGGAAAACACTCGGATCTAGTTGAACAGCATAATTTAAATACACTCTTTTTAGTCTAGAGATGTGGACCTAGAGTCTGGAATGTCTGGGAAGTGTTGTGCCTAAGTGCCCTAGCAGCTATGGGGGGAAAACATTACCACATCATCGAGTGAAAACTGGGATCCTTGTGCAACTGTTTCTCCATTCATGGAAATCATGGCACAGCCATCGTAATACAGACGATCACCATCACAGCCTTTCTGGTTTgctaaaatatatattccaCCATTCTGCCAGGGAAACAAAcatgcaggaaaggaaaaaaaaaacaaaaaacaaaaaacaaaaaacaaaacaaaaaaaaaaaactgttcaGAATATAGCACCTGACAGGatgttaaaaatcaaaatgttatTTCTCCATTCCTGCCATTCTTACAAACTTCCTCTCCCTTTACATTGTGAATGATTTATGGCTGGGATTCTCTCTTGACAGGAGTCTCCACTAGTAACAAGAGTCATTCCCTCAAGCCAAACAGAGAGAGCTGCACTTCTAAATTGAAATTCTGAGTTCAAATTGAGgttgggaaaagcaggaaggtgATGACAGAAGCTGTGTTTGGATATCAGAGGAGAGAGCAGACACTGTTAAATATAAGCAAAGCACATTAAATTACAATGCCAAAGGAGCTTTTTCACAGTGTAATGTACACTCAtcactttatttttgtctccGTGACTGTTAGATAGGATTACAGTCCAAATACCTAATGccttctcatttttaaaacaaacagaacttcCCAAGCAGAAAACTGCACACCTTTGCTGTGGCAGAATTCACCAGATCCACTCGGGTGTGAGCTTTCCGCAGCACGTGGTGACTCCCAGAAGAGTTGGTGAAAATTTCCACACCATCAAGTCCCATCTCAATGTGAGGGCTGTCAAAGCAGAAggcacaaaaataaatcactaCTGTGCTGTGAAAACTGCAGATATCATTAAAAATCACTGCCAAACAGAAACATCTATGTCACTGTCAGTTTTCTGCATGCCTTAGCTCAAACAAGGATAGGGCtttcaaaaatatctgtattCTTGCATTGCCCAACTCTTCTGTCAAAaaccagcagtggctgcagaggTCAGGAGAGCGTTTGCTCATTCTGTTCTAAATGAAATCCCTTCTACTCCACAGAAGGCCACATCTcaaagaaagagagaataaCATAATCATGGCCTGCAAGGACAACACAGATAAACACTGCAAAGTCAGTTGTCCCATTTTCCTTGTCTCTTAGCAAATCCAAAAACAACCACAAGGTtctgttttactgcttttttgctttttccaaagtcgtaagaaagaaatactgggaaaaaaaattacatctttgATACACCACACCTTCTGCAGTTACAAGGAAATTAATGTAACTGGGAGATTTGGAAAAACATCAGGAGTTACCTAGAGTAATTTGTTTCCTTAGGTCACTCTTTTCACTCTGCTTCATTTTGGCATTTCTCCCCTACCTTCTGTTTTGAATTGATTTAGCTTAGGCACCTACATTTCTTTGCCATCCTGCACCTAGGCTAGTAAGGTCTTTCCCATGATGTATTTATTACTCCTAATTACATTTTATCTTACTGGCCCTTTCTGAAAGATAAATTACAAAGAAGAATAATAAGCAGATcttttcaaacatttatttcacacagctccagggcaTGTTTTAgtttactttttatttcctctcctcctttacCTGTTTGGTGCCCAGAGTTCCTCACATATTTCTGCCCCTAGGCAAGTATCTTTGGTTGCTAGCACTGCATCACCAAAAGGAGCAgtttcctgaggaaaaacaagaaCATTCTTACACACATGCAGTATAACAAGCTATTCAATTCAAAAACCTAACTACAAatcttaagaaaataaaaaaattgaatgctCACTTATGTGAAATTGGTGACATAATATCAAtcacattatttcattttataccaaaagtatatatataaaaaaagagtaaaaaaaaatctgaaatgcaaatttctgGACTGActgaaatttttgtttcaatttcaGTAGTATTCAGATCCAGTGCTTTGCTTAAGGACAGGAATTAAACAGTCGACAAAACAGAGACCGTCTGTTACTACCAATCACATTCATGCTTTAGCTGGAACTAACAAATTTTAGATCCTTCTGAACTAAGCAGGTTTAAAcgatttttaatttattttttttaacctaaaaacACATACTCAATTCTAGTCTCAAGCACAGATAAACTCAGTACCAAAATTGTGCAAAATATGGCAATCAATATTCTGTATGTACAAATAGCTGAGGCAGATTTAAAATTTACTTCCTTTGCTGCAACATACTAACATAAAAATGTTAAGTTATGCTCTCATTTAATGTAACTTAGAACCACCACTGCAACATATGAATCTACAACATGACTGGCAGAAGAATTTTGGGGACTACAGTTCTTAATTGCTGAATCTGGAAGAtgttaaagttaaaaaaaaccccaccttacCTGTCCAGTCACTTCCTGAATGATCCTGGGTAGAACATACTCCTCCACATGCCTAAATCAAGTTTATAGATTGTTAATACATCAGGTTCTCATCTCACCTTCTaacattgctttttaaaaaaaaaaaaaaaaaaaaaaaaaaaaaaaaaaaaaaccccaaaacatatTGAAGTTATAAGGGCtgtgtgcatttaaaaaatgaaaaaataccttCACGTTCTCTGTGGAATTAATCAGAAATGCTAACATTTCAAGGTAGCAACACCTATGCTTCAGAAAGGCATGGTAAGCAATGGCTAGAAAGCAGGCCTAACAAAGAACACAGCATGCAAGTCAGATGCCAGCTGCAAGTTTCTCTTTTTGCAGGGTTACCACATGAGCAATGCAGGACCAGCTGGGGCTCACAGGGACGACCAGAAGTGCTTAACTGAGACCCTCAAGTTGGAAACATTTCAAGTGCAAGATGAGTGCACAGCATCAGAGATGAGTGCCAGGCATGTTCTGCAGCATCATAAGGTAGGCAGCTTTTATTCTCTGCAGTTGTTGAAGTTCTGACAGAGCTCATGCACTTCAATGTTTGCCCATTCAGTACTGAGATGCAGCAATCCAGCAGATAAACACAGCCCCTTCCAGTCCTGAGCTGGGTGTTCTTAGAAAGCACACACCAGAAAAATGACACTCTACAACTGGTTGTAGGATCAAGCAGCCCCACTTTTTcttgcagctcagcagctcaaGAGTTTGACTGCTCAATAAGCTTCCTAACCAAGCTGCAACCACATCACTTGGCTGACTCTCTCTTGCtattttccctgcagcagccagtgaTGATTTGCTGTAAATACTTCAACCCTCTTGCTGTGGCTGCTAACAGCAAGCTGTGTTTTTTAACACCATTGTAACAGTTGCCAGCATACCTTGCTTTGCTCCATGGAGTGAACCATCTAAGTTCCCTGTAGTTTCCTGCATTTGCCAGTGATATTTTTGGTCTGATCAGAAGAATCTTCCTTAAATcataaaacaaaccagaaaagctATATATGAACACTGATTAAGatcaacttctttttttcttttatactgtaacatttttttaaagtttctgttTGCAGACTCAAGCGGTTTTTCTGAACTTTTTCAGAAAGCAGTGGGAATTCAGTTTCCACaaatcagaaaagaagaaacaggtCATGGAAAACCTTAGCTGTCCCTCTCAAAATTTAGCAAATAAGAAGATAAATCCATCACTCTACACAGCACTGAAGAATCTCGCTTGAAGGCCAAACTGGTGTCTGAAAAAATGAGTTACAACACATCAAGAACTACTTACTTATTTAAAAAGATCACTCGACAATTGTAGCGAACATTTTTGTGCAGAATGGGCCtgtgaaaataagaaagaaaattagcaGTGACTATACTCACctaatgaaattataaaaagcTACAGAATCTACTTAACTGCATTAAAACTACTCATAAGACCTCACTAGAGGGAATCAAGAAAAACAATATATCAAGGTTtagcttctatttttttttagttaaagtAGTTGTTTGAAAAAATCAGAGTTACTGACTGTGCTGTCAATCTCAGATATATCAACTACCTACCTGAGCTTTAGGAACATGCGCAGACCAGAAGATTCCCCATGCCTGGGCCAGGTTACTTAATCAAACATGACCTCTCATGGTAATGCCAACCCAGTCCAAAATCAAACTGGctttacatatttatttcaatACTAACACATTCATTTTACAGATACAATTTATCACCCTTCGGCGTCAGCACAAGGCTTACAATGCCTTCAATGATTTTCACATACACTTTGGTTGCTTTAAGATGTCTGTCAGTGAAAGCAGCCCCCACATTCCCACAAGACAGTCAATTTATAAAGCCCTTTGAGTTACACCTCACACAAAGTCTGAGCCGTGGCAATAAGGAGCAGACATTAAGGTTTCCAATATATAACTGTAATTATCCTATTTCTCTCTTGAAGGGCTCAGCCACCAGCAATCTTTGGAAGGATTATCTTTCAGCAAGTGTTCTGCACGTTGCAGTCCTGgtcatgaaaattaaaaggggaaaagtAGCGCAGTTCCTAAGATATGTTTGAAAGTTCGGTGCAAAGCCCTTGCTATCCACAGTATGGCACAAGCAGCATTCCCTAAGGACTTACCCCTTTATCACAGgtacacaaaaaaaacccaacttacATTCCCACATCACAGATAATATCTTGAGTAGCTGGAGACTCCAAGAGCTTTTCCAGAACTTGAAACGAATGCAAGAGTGTGTCTGACTCATAATAGTGATCCGAGCAGCCATAACCACTGTGCACAGAAACAAGCAGAGATCAAAACTTCAGCCAGATCAGCACCAGAGCCAAAGAACCAAAACTATTTCAGAAAGGAACATTTCACCCACAGAGGTAATTTACAGAGGAAATGAAGAAGCAGTGCTGTCAACATCACCCCTACTAACAGCATTTAAAACTCTGTGGCGTTTTGTATCACCCCGTGATGCTCCAAGAacagcagcctgggcacaggcagAAATCAAAGCACTACAGTTCCCCTGAAGGAAAACTCACTGAAACGGGTCAAAAATTACCGCTACCAGTCAGGTTTCCAAGACAAGAGAGCCAATCCTGTGCTCACTGCAGTGCTCTTCTCTGCACCGACAGCCGCAAGCTGTAAGTACGGCTCTGTGCACTGCAGCACCGCGGGGCCGATGCCTTTCCTGACTGCTCTTCCACAGTTAACTGGAACCGCACCAAACCCACCGCGAGCAAAGCGCCCTTAccagatttccagctctggCCCAAGACGGTACCGAGCTCCTTTGCTCTTGGCGATGTCGATACCTGGAAGAGTGTTGGGAGCGCAGTGCGTGACACAGGCACGGGCTGCGCTGCCCCGCCTGCGGGGGGAACGAAGGAAGGAAGACGCGGGACAGACGTCCTGATGGCCGGGGGCAGGCAGCCATCTCGGCACTCACTTCTGAAAATCCTCTCCAGGTTGCCCTCAAAGTCCAGAGCCCACTGATTGAGGGCGCAGGTGGCCACCGTCACTGCCCGGCCCATGGCGGCCCGCCGCCTTCCCCGCTGCTTCCGGGGCGGCACCGGGCCGGGGCTCCTCCGGGGTTCCTCCTCCGGCCGCTCCTCCCGGCTCCTCCTCCGGCCGCTGCTCCCGGCCCTGCTCCGGCCGCTGCTCTCGGTTCCTCCTCCGGCCCcggcagcagcacctgcaccGTCAGCGCTTCGAGCACCGGCTGCACCCACACCCGGTGTCCGCCCGCGCCGTGTGCACACACACCCTTACGCGCTTTCCGCAGTTTTATCTCCCCAGAGCCTTGAATAACGGGGATGCAGCCTCGTAGCCCTGGAGCTTCTTTTAGGAGGTGTCCCTCAGACTGAGTTCAGAGTGTGAGTGCTGCAGGTGACTGGAACAGGGTGTTCTGTGTGTTGCATCATCCCGACAGCTCTCAGGGTGCTGACCCCAGAGAGGACTCTTCAAAGTCCAATCGCCTCTCTTACGTCCCTCATCAAATGTTCGGCTGCTGTTCTTTCTGTACTAGAGtcagaatcatttaggttggaaaagacctgtaagATCACTAAGTCCAACCACTCATCCAGCGCTGCCAAGCCCACTACTGAAgcatgtccccaagtgccacataTACACGGCTTTTACTTCCAGCAGTGGTGACTCCACCGCcgccctgggcagtctgttccaatgcctgCCAACCATTTCCATGAAGAAACTTTCTAATATCCGATCTAAACAAAGcttggcacaacttgaggccatttcctcttctcctgttGCTTGTCACTTGGGAAAAGAGCCTACAGGCGACAGCCTCCCTTCAGGGAGATGTAGAGTGTAAGAAGATCCGCTCCTTGATCCTCCTTTCCTCAAGGATGAGACCTCCCTCCCCATCTCGCTCTCCCCCCAGATCCTGCCCCAGAtccattcccttctctggacacaatCCAGCAACTCAATGTCTTGAATTAAGGTGCCCAAAACTGAGCCGAGGATTCAAGGTGCGACCTCAGCGGTGCCCAGAACAGGGGGACGGTCACTGccttggtcctgctggccacactattgctgacacagaCCAGGATGCCATTGTCTTTCTTGGCCAtctgggcacacctgggcttGTGGTCAGCAGCTCTCGGCCAACACCCCCAGGTCTTTTTCTGCGGGGCCATTAGAAATTGCTCAGAACGGTCAGTGGAATGAGGAGAGTTCAATACCGACTCAAGGCTGTCCAGTCTGGCTTAGGGGCTCTATGGCCGCAGAGGGGGatgttgtgacccaagtgcaggtGTTTCCTTGGACAGCAGTTCCCACTCCTGCAGAACGTTCGGGTTTATTTAGCGATCGCGCCCGCGTCCTCGCCGGAGCGCGGCTCCAGGGGCAGGGGGC from Sylvia atricapilla isolate bSylAtr1 chromosome 6, bSylAtr1.pri, whole genome shotgun sequence includes the following:
- the NADSYN1 gene encoding glutamine-dependent NAD(+) synthetase isoform X3; amino-acid sequence: MGRAVTVATCALNQWALDFEGNLERIFRSIDIAKSKGARYRLGPELEICGYGCSDHYYESDTLLHSFQVLEKLLESPATQDIICDVGMPILHKNVRYNCRVIFLNKKILLIRPKISLANAGNYRELRWFTPWSKARHVEEYVLPRIIQEVTGQETAPFGDAVLATKDTCLGAEICEELWAPNSPHIEMGLDGVEIFTNSSGSHHVLRKAHTRVDLVNSATAKNGGIYILANQKGCDGDRLYYDGCAMISMNGETVAQGSQFSLDDVEVLVATLDLEDVRSYRAEISSRNLAASKVNPYPRVRVNFALSCPDDVAVPTCMPIQWRHHSPEEEISLGPACWLWDYLRRSKQAGFLLPLSGGIDSSATACIVYSMCHQVCLAVKNGNADVLADARRIVNDETYFPEDPREFCKRIFTTCYMASENSSQDTCNRAKLLAEQIGSYHINLNIDMAVKAVVGIFSVVTGRTPRFSVHGGSSRESLALQNVQARIRMVLAYLFAQLTLWANGMPGGLLVLGSANVDESLRGYLTKYDCSSADINPIGGISKTDLKNFIQYCIENFQLTALRSIMSAPPTAELEPLVDGQVAQTDEADMGMTYAELSIYGKLRKIAKAGPYSMFCKLINMWKEICTPREVASKVKHFFRMYSVNRHKMTTLTPSYHAENYSPDDNRFDLRPFLYNTSWSWQFRCIDKQN
- the NADSYN1 gene encoding glutamine-dependent NAD(+) synthetase isoform X2: MGRAVTVATCALNQWALDFEGNLERIFRSIDIAKSKGARYRLGPELEICGYGCSDHYYESDTLLHSFQVLEKLLESPATQDIICDVGMPILHKNVRYNCRVIFLNKKILLIRPKISLANAGNYRELRWFTPWSKARHVEEYVLPRIIQEVTGQETAPFGDAVLATKDTCLGAEICEELWAPNSPHIEMGLDGVEIFTNSSGSHHVLRKAHTRVDLVNSATAKNGGIYILANQKGCDGDRLYYDGCAMISMNGETVAQGSQFSLDDVEVLVATLDLEDVRSYRAEISSRNLAASKVNPYPRVRVNFALSCPDDVAVPTCMPIQWRHHSPEEEISLGPACWLWDYLRRSKQAGFLLPLSGGIDSSATACIVYSMCHQVCLAVKNGNADVLADARRIVNDETYFPEDPREFCKRIFTTCYMASENSSQDTCNRAKLLAEQIGSYHINLNIDMAVKAVVGIFSVVTGRTPRFSVHGGSSRESLALQNVQARIRMVLAYLFAQLTLWANGMPGGLLVLGSANVDESLRGYLTKYDCSSADINPIGGISKTDLKNFIQYCIENFQLTALRSIMSAPPTAELEPLVDGQVAQTDEADMGMTYAELSIYGKLRKIAKAGPYSMFCKLINMWKEICTPREVASKVKHFFRMYSVNRHKMTTLTPSYHAENYSPDDNRFDLRPFLYNTSWSWQFRCIDKQVSKLQKKEGISVVEDVD
- the NADSYN1 gene encoding glutamine-dependent NAD(+) synthetase isoform X1, translated to MGRAVTVATCALNQWALDFEGNLERIFRSIDIAKSKGARYRLGPELEICGYGCSDHYYESDTLLHSFQVLEKLLESPATQDIICDVGMPILHKNVRYNCRVIFLNKKILLIRPKISLANAGNYRELRWFTPWSKARHVEEYVLPRIIQEVTGQETAPFGDAVLATKDTCLGAEICEELWAPNSPHIEMGLDGVEIFTNSSGSHHVLRKAHTRVDLVNSATAKNGGIYILANQKGCDGDRLYYDGCAMISMNGETVAQGSQFSLDDVEVLVATLDLEDVRSYRAEISSRNLAASKVNPYPRVRVNFALSCPDDVAVPTCMPIQWRHHSPEEEISLGPACWLWDYLRRSKQAGFLLPLSGGIDSSATACIVYSMCHQVCLAVKNGNADVLADARRIVNDETYFPEDPREFCKRIFTTCYMASENSSQDTCNRAKLLAEQIGSYHINLNIDMAVKAVVGIFSVVTGRTPRFSVHGGSSRESLALQNVQARIRMVLAYLFAQLTLWANGMPGGLLVLGSANVDESLRGYLTKYDCSSADINPIGGISKTDLKNFIQYCIENFQLTALRSIMSAPPTAELEPLVDGQVAQTDEADMGMTYAELSIYGKLRKIAKAGPYSMFCKLINMWKEICTPREVASKVKHFFRMYSVNRHKMTTLTPSYHAENYSPDDNRFDLRPFLYNTSWSWQFRCIDKQVNALCFWDDFVFKLLKVGQVWFQ